A genomic region of Zea mays cultivar B73 chromosome 6, Zm-B73-REFERENCE-NAM-5.0, whole genome shotgun sequence contains the following coding sequences:
- the LOC103629356 gene encoding plastocyanin, chloroplastic gives MASLSSAAVTAPSFAAPAPARAVVRRRSFTVRASLRKATGTAAVAMAASALLAGGAMAQEVLLGAGDGGLVFEPSQFTVKAGDTITFKNNAGFPHNVVFDEDEVPSGVDATKISQEEYLNAPGETYSVTLTVPGTYGFYCEPHQGAGMVGKITVN, from the coding sequence ATGGCCTCCCTCTCCTCTGCCGCCGTCACCGCCCCTTCCTTCGCCGCACCAGCGCCAGCCCGCGCCGTGGTCAGAAGGAGGTCCTTCACCGTGCGCGCCTCTCTCCGCAAGGCCACCGGCACCGCCGCCGTGGCAATGGCTGCCAGCGCCCTGCTTGCCGGCGGTGCCATGGCCCAGGAGGTGCTGCTGGGCGCAGGCGACGGCGGGCTCGTCTTCGAGCCCAGCCAGTTCACCGTCAAGGCCGGCGACACCATCACATTCAAGAACAACGCCGGCTTCCCGCACAacgtcgtcttcgacgaagacgAGGTGCCGAGCGGCGTCGACGCCACCAAGATCTCGCAGGAGGAGTACCTCAACGCGCCAGGCGAGACCTACTCCGTCACCCTCACCGTGCCGGGAACCTACGGCTTCTACTGCGAGCCGCATCAAGGAGCCG